The Odocoileus virginianus isolate 20LAN1187 ecotype Illinois chromosome 12, Ovbor_1.2, whole genome shotgun sequence genome has a segment encoding these proteins:
- the LOC110147192 gene encoding uncharacterized protein — MTIFSTNGVKTTRYIPVRAQPPHSRGNRGKWQRGAGVERENKRMTEYNLPCQLAAEGRKGKRRLGGPTAEETAPQPSTPLHAAAASRGRTPAPASSRDKAGQFSPLLGRGDSRGDVNTARPAARGPSPAPGSVTSSLSPAPRPALLAGGRAARLPLSPSPAPRPLPRGTQPPFPAPGRCHRHSLRKTLRKPRSKQHRRRAGARREAVAPGTASLSRRTLRAPSLPPASAARALTCSPRRPGRPPRRFPSRQGRGLAAAAAAASGGSRGLPGCPSRSTGRGGDKTAARRPAQSPPPAPPHRPPNRRGDGGDTERGAGSNGGPRPPPPASAPPPRPPAAATRTLESASPTPPAPSAPPLPTRRRAGGWGGAAAPPVTAAPVKPRPAIYTRRGPAALGPHQPAQRASVAVSSLARPVAPQLLPSPPSQVKTLATCPASCSAPWPACSRLRPRPGTGAGAPKRGPARGGQRGRACTCSGRRPGPHSHAPAPSLRAPAGPGGHPIPVL, encoded by the exons ATGACGATCTTTTCAACGAATGGTGTTAAGACAACCCgttat ATTCCTGTCAGAGCCCAGCCTCCCCACTCCCGCGGGAACAGGGGGAAGTGGCAGCGGGGGGccggggtggagagagagaataaaagaatGACCGAGTACAACCTGCCGTGCCAGCTAGCCGCAGAGGGCAGGAAAGGTAAGAGGCGGCTAGGAGGCCCGACGGCGGAGGAAACTGCTCCCCAGCCGTCCACGCCACTCCACGCGGCCGCAGCCTCCCGG GGCCGGACCCCCGCCCCGGCCTCCTCGCGGGATAAGGCGGGTCAGTTCAGTCCGCTTCTCGGCAGAGGTGACTCGCGCGGCGATGTAAACACAGCCAGACCAGCTGCGCGCGGCCCATCCCCCGCGCCGGGGTCTGTAACCTCTTCCCTCAGCCCTGCTCCGCGCCCCGCGCTCCTCGCGGGCGGGCGCGCCGCGCGCCTTCCCCTTTCTCCAAGTCCAGCTCCCCGACCGTTGCCCCGGGGCACTCAGCCCCCTTTCCCAGCTCCCGGCCGGTGTCACCGCCACAGCCTCCGGAAAACCCTCCGCAAACCCCGGAGCAAACAACACAGGCGCCGGGCGGGGGCGCGGAGAGAGGCGGTGGCACCCGGGACGGCAAGCCTTTCTCGCCGCACCCTCCgcgctccctccctcccaccagccTCGGCGGCCCGCGCTCTTACCTGCTCTCCGCGTCGCCCGGGAAGACCGCCGCGTCGCTTTCCCTCCCGGCAGGGCCGCGGActagccgccgccgccgccgcggcgtCCGGAGGGAGCCGGGGCCTCCCCGGCTGCCCGAGCCGCTCCACTGGGAGAGGAGGAGACAAAACAGCGGCGCGCCGCCCCGCGCAGAGCCCCCCGCCCGCGCCGCCTCACCGACCCCCTAACCGCCGAGGCGACGGCGGCGACACTGAGCGCGGCGCGGGGAGCAATGGTGGCCCCCGCCCTCCACCCCCCGCCTCGGCTCCTCCCCCTCGGCCTCCTGCCGCCGCCACCAGGACACTCGAGtccgcctcccccaccccgcccgctCCGAgcgctcctcccctccccacgcggcggcgggcgggggggtgggggggagcggcGGCACCGCCAGTCACCGCCGCGCCTGTCAAACCCCGGCCGGCTATTTATACCCGGCGGGGCCCCGCCGCCCTGGGCCCGCACCAGCCCGCCCAACGTGCTTCCGTGGCCGTCTCGAGTCTCGCCCGCCCTGTAGCCCCCCAACTTCTCCCAAGCCCGCCTTCTCAGGTAAAGACTCTCGCCACTTGTCCCGCTTCCTGCTCGGCGCCTTGGCCAGCCTGTTCCCGACTCCGACCCCGGCCTGGGACTGGCGCGGGGGCTCCCAAACGCGGGCCGGCGCGTGGGGGGCAGCGGGGCCGCGCGTGCACCTGCAGCGGCCGCCGGCCCGGACCGCACTCACACGCCCCTGCCCCCTCTCTGAGGGCCCCCGCGGGCCCGGGCGGTCACCCCATCCCCGTGCTCTAG